From Saprospira grandis, a single genomic window includes:
- a CDS encoding glycoside hydrolase family 73 protein, with protein sequence MLEKNLSLLRHNIAVVWKNPKSLLIYPRQMSRKAKFQWVVLGSLAFLLSQRELSFQLSLSVPEVLETGQAELPPTTARPQLAAIQAVAKPWWKQIKEKSKDIRDKLNLANAATAVGAALSTEQQAEAAKYSNLGFVLNPTLPKRLGVSAEVVAFKTKKCTDYVDKYAKIAVEEMELYGIPASITLAQGLLESNAGDSRLAKNENNHFGIKCKKKCLGCRCANYTDDDKYDMFRIFESPWYSFREHSKLLQGKRYKHLLKLEITDYKNWARGLQSAGYATNPKYGVTLIEIIEKLNLQRFDKAAN encoded by the coding sequence ATGCTTGAAAAAAATCTCAGCCTTTTGCGCCACAATATTGCTGTGGTCTGGAAAAATCCCAAAAGCTTGCTCATTTATCCACGACAAATGAGCAGAAAAGCCAAATTTCAATGGGTAGTTTTAGGCAGTTTGGCCTTTTTGCTCTCTCAAAGAGAACTGTCTTTTCAGTTATCTTTATCTGTACCCGAAGTTTTAGAAACTGGCCAAGCCGAATTGCCCCCAACTACAGCTCGTCCACAACTTGCTGCAATACAAGCTGTTGCCAAGCCTTGGTGGAAACAAATTAAAGAAAAATCTAAAGACATTAGAGATAAACTTAATTTGGCCAATGCCGCAACTGCCGTAGGTGCCGCTTTGAGTACAGAACAACAAGCCGAGGCCGCCAAATATTCTAATTTGGGCTTTGTGCTCAATCCAACTTTACCCAAACGCTTGGGCGTATCGGCTGAAGTCGTTGCTTTTAAGACAAAAAAGTGTACTGACTATGTAGATAAATACGCCAAAATTGCTGTAGAAGAAATGGAGCTTTACGGTATACCCGCAAGTATTACTTTGGCTCAGGGTTTATTGGAAAGCAATGCTGGCGATAGCCGATTGGCCAAAAATGAAAACAATCATTTTGGCATCAAATGCAAGAAAAAATGTTTGGGCTGCCGATGTGCTAACTATACCGACGACGATAAATATGATATGTTCCGAATTTTTGAATCGCCCTGGTACAGCTTTAGAGAACATAGCAAATTGCTACAAGGAAAACGTTATAAGCACTTATTAAAACTAGAAATTACAGATTATAAAAACTGGGCCCGTGGTTTGCAATCTGCTGGCTATGCGACCAATCCCAAATATGGCGTTACCCTTATCGAAATTATAGAAAAACTGAACCTACAACGTTTTGACAAGGCTGCAAATTAG
- a CDS encoding recombinase family protein, whose protein sequence is MAENQAVWQKFKQQKGAKALAYLRVSTKEQNLEKNKAEILFLANDKNLGKVFFIAEKVSGRKNWRERWLGQIIEELEQGDTIIVNELSRIGRSMLEIMEVLQLALKKGIRIYAVKGGWQLDESLQSKIMALVFSMAAEIERDLIAQRTKEALAARKAKGLPLGRPKGPGRSKLDPFWPEIQALLAQGSSQRYIADRYKTTPSNLNRWLKQKGWRKKDGPKK, encoded by the coding sequence ATGGCAGAAAATCAGGCCGTTTGGCAAAAATTTAAGCAGCAAAAAGGCGCAAAGGCTTTGGCCTACCTGCGGGTGTCTACAAAAGAACAAAATTTAGAGAAAAATAAGGCCGAGATTCTCTTTTTGGCCAATGATAAAAATTTGGGCAAGGTCTTTTTTATTGCCGAAAAAGTATCGGGCCGAAAAAATTGGCGGGAGCGCTGGCTGGGCCAAATTATTGAAGAATTGGAGCAAGGCGATACGATCATCGTCAATGAGCTCTCTCGGATTGGCCGCTCGATGTTGGAAATTATGGAGGTCTTGCAATTGGCCCTCAAAAAAGGAATTCGGATTTATGCGGTCAAGGGGGGCTGGCAACTCGACGAAAGTTTGCAGAGTAAAATTATGGCCCTGGTCTTTTCTATGGCCGCCGAAATTGAGCGCGACCTGATTGCCCAGCGAACCAAAGAAGCCCTGGCCGCACGCAAAGCTAAGGGCCTGCCTTTGGGCCGCCCCAAAGGACCCGGCCGCTCTAAACTCGATCCTTTTTGGCCCGAAATTCAAGCGCTTTTGGCCCAGGGCAGCAGCCAACGTTATATTGCCGACCGCTATAAAACAACCCCCTCCAACCTCAATCGATGGCTCAAACAAAAGGGCTGGCGCAAAAAAGATGGACCAAAAAAATAA
- the guaA gene encoding glutamine-hydrolyzing GMP synthase, protein MQKEVVLVLDFGAQYNQLIARRLREASVYSEVVSGQISAEEVKAKGAKAIVLSGGPAVVYAEGAPSMDPAILDLGLPILGICYGAQLLVHLSGGKVAPALAREYGQKELQVQPTAIFKSVPAQSDCWMSHTYQVSELPAGFEAIASTDHCPVAAFAQKEKQIYGFQYHPEVMHTAFGQQMLHNFLYEVAGLKGDWQTDNFIEASLAEIRAKIGNKKVLCALSGGVDSSVAAMLVHKAVGKQLTCIFVDNGLLRKNEAEQVEQLFRQELDLQLICVDAKERFLNQLAGVSDPEEKRKRIGETFIRVFEDEAKKIGEVDFLVQGTIYPDVIESGAGHAAVIKSHHNVGGLPDVVDFKELIEPLRLLFKDEVRTVGAALGLPSYLVNRQPFPGPGLAIRVIGEVTEPKLAILREADYIFRSEIEAADLEEEVWQYFAVLTGIRTVGVMGDERTYHYTLGLRAVSSVDGMTADWSRLPLPLLAKISNRIVNEVEQVNRIVYDITSKPPATIEWE, encoded by the coding sequence ATGCAAAAAGAAGTCGTTCTGGTCCTTGATTTTGGGGCCCAATACAATCAACTCATTGCTCGAAGATTAAGAGAGGCCTCGGTTTACTCAGAGGTCGTTTCGGGCCAAATTAGCGCCGAAGAGGTCAAGGCCAAAGGAGCCAAAGCCATTGTACTTTCTGGTGGTCCTGCAGTCGTTTATGCAGAGGGCGCGCCCTCTATGGATCCCGCTATTTTAGATTTGGGCTTACCCATTTTAGGCATTTGTTATGGGGCGCAGCTCTTGGTCCATTTGTCGGGAGGCAAAGTAGCGCCAGCCTTGGCTAGAGAATATGGCCAAAAAGAGCTGCAAGTGCAGCCAACAGCTATTTTCAAGTCGGTTCCCGCTCAATCTGATTGCTGGATGAGCCACACTTATCAAGTGAGCGAACTGCCAGCGGGCTTTGAAGCCATTGCGAGCACTGATCATTGTCCCGTGGCGGCTTTTGCCCAAAAAGAAAAGCAAATTTATGGCTTCCAATATCATCCAGAGGTCATGCATACGGCCTTTGGCCAGCAAATGCTTCACAACTTCCTCTATGAAGTGGCGGGCCTAAAAGGCGATTGGCAAACGGATAACTTTATTGAGGCCAGTTTGGCCGAAATTCGAGCAAAGATTGGCAATAAGAAAGTACTTTGTGCCTTATCTGGAGGCGTAGATTCTTCGGTAGCGGCCATGTTGGTCCATAAAGCAGTAGGCAAACAGCTAACCTGCATTTTTGTAGATAATGGCTTGCTGCGTAAAAATGAGGCGGAGCAGGTGGAGCAGCTATTTCGCCAAGAGCTGGATTTGCAGCTCATCTGTGTAGATGCTAAAGAGCGATTTTTAAATCAATTGGCTGGCGTTAGCGATCCAGAAGAGAAGCGCAAGCGCATTGGCGAGACCTTTATCCGTGTTTTTGAAGATGAGGCCAAGAAAATCGGTGAAGTGGACTTTTTGGTCCAAGGAACGATTTATCCAGATGTGATTGAAAGCGGGGCGGGACATGCTGCCGTGATTAAATCTCACCATAATGTGGGCGGCTTACCCGATGTCGTCGATTTTAAAGAGTTGATTGAGCCACTTCGCCTGCTTTTTAAGGATGAGGTGCGGACCGTTGGAGCGGCTTTGGGCTTGCCCAGCTATTTGGTTAATAGACAACCTTTTCCTGGACCAGGTTTGGCCATTCGAGTAATTGGAGAAGTAACAGAACCCAAATTGGCCATTTTGAGAGAGGCCGATTATATCTTCCGAAGCGAAATTGAAGCCGCCGATTTAGAGGAAGAGGTTTGGCAATACTTTGCTGTACTCACAGGCATCCGAACCGTAGGTGTTATGGGCGACGAAAGAACCTATCATTATACTTTGGGCCTAAGAGCGGTCTCTAGTGTAGATGGCATGACGGCGGATTGGTCCAGATTACCACTTCCCCTTTTGGCCAAAATCTCTAACCGCATTGTCAATGAGGTGGAGCAGGTCAATCGCATTGTTTATGATATTACTTCTAAACCACCTGCAACAATTGAGTGGGAATAA
- the guaB gene encoding IMP dehydrogenase — MEKLLKTGLTFDDILLVPAYSEVLPQEVSLSTQLTAKIQLNIPLLSAAMDTVTESRMAIAMARQGGLGIIHKNMSIAQQAEEVDRVKRSQNFIISNPFYLSPDHFVHEAEALMSKYRISGVPICDENKKLLGILTNRDLRFETNFDQKIGEVMTKEGLITAPIGTTLESSKAILRQHRVEKLPLVDEQGRLGGLITIKDIEKAERYPQAAKDEQGRLLVGAALGTSADTMERAAALVQAHVDVVTVDTAHGHSAKVLATIKALKQAYPDLQIIAGNVATAQGTLALIQAGADAVKVGIGPGSICTTRVVAGVGVPQITAIYDCAQAAKAHNIPIIADGGIKYSGDLVKALGMGASACMMGSIFAGCDESPGAMELYKGRKFKVYRGMGSIAAMEQGSKDRYFQDEQKNSKKLVPEGVEGRVAYKGYVEDSIFQLVGGIRQGMGYAGTATVAELSEKAQFVRITNAGLKESHPHDIQITKEAPNYSLDA; from the coding sequence ATGGAAAAATTGCTGAAAACAGGCCTCACCTTTGACGACATTCTGCTCGTCCCTGCCTATTCTGAGGTCCTTCCGCAAGAAGTCAGTTTATCGACTCAACTTACCGCCAAGATCCAATTGAATATTCCTTTGCTTAGTGCAGCTATGGATACCGTTACGGAGTCTAGAATGGCCATTGCTATGGCCCGTCAAGGTGGTTTGGGCATTATTCATAAAAACATGTCCATTGCCCAGCAAGCCGAGGAGGTGGACCGGGTAAAGCGCTCGCAGAACTTCATCATTTCTAATCCATTTTACCTCAGTCCCGATCATTTTGTGCATGAAGCCGAAGCTTTGATGTCGAAATATCGCATTTCGGGCGTGCCGATTTGTGATGAGAACAAAAAACTCTTGGGCATTTTAACCAATAGAGATCTGCGTTTTGAGACCAATTTTGACCAAAAAATTGGCGAAGTGATGACCAAAGAAGGCCTAATTACGGCTCCTATCGGCACCACTTTAGAAAGCTCTAAGGCTATTTTGCGCCAACATCGGGTAGAGAAATTGCCCTTGGTGGATGAGCAAGGCCGTTTGGGTGGGCTCATCACAATTAAAGATATTGAAAAGGCCGAACGCTACCCCCAAGCCGCCAAAGATGAGCAAGGTCGTTTGTTAGTGGGGGCTGCCTTGGGCACCTCGGCAGATACTATGGAAAGGGCCGCTGCTTTGGTCCAAGCGCATGTAGATGTGGTTACCGTAGATACGGCGCATGGACATTCGGCCAAGGTCTTGGCCACCATCAAAGCACTAAAACAAGCTTATCCCGATTTGCAAATCATTGCGGGAAATGTAGCGACTGCTCAGGGAACGTTGGCCCTGATTCAAGCTGGGGCCGATGCCGTTAAAGTGGGCATTGGCCCTGGTTCTATCTGTACCACTCGGGTGGTAGCGGGTGTGGGTGTTCCTCAAATTACGGCCATTTACGATTGTGCGCAGGCCGCCAAGGCCCATAATATTCCCATCATTGCCGATGGGGGAATCAAATACTCTGGCGATTTGGTCAAGGCTTTGGGCATGGGCGCCAGCGCTTGTATGATGGGGAGCATTTTTGCGGGTTGCGATGAGAGTCCAGGCGCTATGGAGCTCTACAAAGGCCGAAAATTCAAAGTATATCGAGGAATGGGCTCTATTGCGGCCATGGAACAAGGCAGCAAAGACCGCTACTTCCAAGATGAGCAAAAAAACAGCAAAAAACTGGTCCCTGAAGGCGTAGAAGGTCGAGTAGCTTACAAAGGCTATGTAGAAGACAGTATTTTCCAATTAGTGGGCGGGATTCGCCAAGGGATGGGCTATGCAGGCACGGCAACGGTGGCCGAATTGAGCGAAAAAGCGCAATTTGTCCGCATCACCAATGCTGGCCTCAAAGAAAGCCATCCACATGATATTCAAATTACCAAAGAGGCGCCAAATTATAGCCTAGACGCTTAA
- a CDS encoding Lrp/AsnC family transcriptional regulator, with protein sequence MKLDPTDLKILQLLQADAKLSIKEISADLGLSSTPVYERIKRLEKRGYIKGYVALVNRRKVEMGLMAFLSVSLKEHSQTALLKFEQEIIKFPKVMECYHIAGQYDFILKIVVRDMQDYHDFTFNRLAAMDNIGHVQTDFVMNDIKYSTEIPLD encoded by the coding sequence ATGAAACTGGACCCCACTGATTTGAAGATTTTGCAACTTTTGCAAGCCGATGCCAAGTTAAGCATCAAAGAAATCTCGGCCGATTTGGGCCTGAGCAGCACGCCCGTATATGAGCGCATCAAACGCTTAGAAAAGCGAGGATATATTAAAGGTTATGTGGCCTTGGTCAATCGGCGAAAAGTAGAAATGGGCCTGATGGCCTTTCTCTCGGTTTCTCTAAAAGAGCATTCGCAAACGGCCCTCTTAAAATTTGAGCAAGAGATTATCAAATTCCCTAAAGTGATGGAATGCTATCATATTGCGGGGCAATATGACTTCATCCTCAAGATTGTGGTCCGCGATATGCAAGATTATCACGACTTCACTTTTAATCGCTTAGCGGCCATGGATAATATTGGGCATGTGCAGACCGATTTTGTGATGAATGACATTAAGTACTCGACAGAAATCCCTTTAGATTAA
- a CDS encoding AIR synthase-related protein produces MQKKAASGMDINLGNSCSQDAYAWAKKTFVQRAGKAGALAPNLEGGFSNLLLFSQERIGIASDGIGTKIELAERSKKYDTLGFDLLAMVADDLATAGFEPTNLSNIIDVDHLDQAVINELMKGLSEACAFTGVSITGGEIAELGNRISGYGEGMHFNWCSTAIGHLPSQLAQPIDGSQIEEGQVVVAVKSRGFRSNGFSLIRRIMEKNFGPDWQHAPYDETCSWGEKLLTPSLICAPLINKWLSHDILPSGLVHITGGGIADNFRRLLKRKNKGARLENLFAPLPMMKKVMSLGEITLEDAYLYWNMGNAFLAVLPAEQLDAALALAQDTPYQLVRAGEITATPNIQIVLEEKTLNYNF; encoded by the coding sequence ATGCAAAAGAAAGCGGCTAGCGGAATGGATATCAATTTGGGCAATTCCTGTTCTCAGGATGCCTATGCTTGGGCCAAAAAGACCTTTGTGCAAAGGGCAGGAAAGGCCGGGGCTTTGGCGCCCAATTTGGAAGGCGGATTTTCGAATCTGCTCTTATTTAGCCAAGAGCGAATTGGCATTGCTTCGGATGGAATCGGGACCAAAATTGAGTTGGCCGAAAGAAGCAAAAAATACGATACTTTGGGTTTTGATTTGTTGGCCATGGTGGCCGATGATTTGGCTACAGCAGGCTTTGAACCCACCAACTTATCCAATATTATTGATGTAGATCATTTGGACCAAGCGGTCATCAATGAGCTGATGAAAGGCTTGTCGGAAGCCTGTGCATTTACGGGCGTGAGCATCACGGGAGGCGAAATTGCCGAATTGGGCAATCGCATTTCGGGCTATGGCGAGGGGATGCACTTCAACTGGTGTTCTACGGCCATTGGGCATTTGCCCTCGCAATTGGCCCAGCCCATAGATGGCAGCCAAATAGAAGAGGGACAAGTTGTTGTGGCCGTCAAGAGCCGTGGATTTAGAAGCAATGGCTTTTCGCTGATTAGGCGAATCATGGAAAAAAACTTTGGTCCAGATTGGCAGCATGCGCCCTATGATGAAACTTGCAGTTGGGGCGAAAAACTGTTAACGCCCTCGCTGATCTGTGCCCCACTCATCAACAAATGGTTAAGCCATGATATTTTGCCCAGCGGCTTGGTCCATATTACAGGCGGCGGCATAGCCGACAACTTCAGGCGTTTGCTTAAGCGAAAAAATAAGGGGGCTCGTCTAGAAAATCTCTTTGCGCCCTTGCCAATGATGAAAAAAGTCATGAGCTTAGGGGAAATTACCTTAGAAGACGCCTACTTATACTGGAACATGGGAAATGCCTTTTTAGCCGTTTTGCCAGCCGAGCAGTTAGATGCTGCTTTAGCATTGGCCCAAGATACTCCTTATCAGCTAGTTCGAGCGGGAGAAATTACGGCTACACCCAATATTCAGATTGTCTTGGAGGAAAAAACATTGAACTACAATTTCTAA
- a CDS encoding KilA-N domain-containing protein: MQAVWELPILLFSFIKMAKKQGILKVQGSEIRLYREQQEDFISLTDIARKFNPKTGQLILNWLRNRSSISFLGAWESLHNPNFNVLEFENIKNQTGDPTFTLSLTEWIEKTGALGIRSKKGRYGGTYAHQDIAFEFLSYLSPTFKLYVFKEFQRLKQLDEAQKQEALGWNLKRMLTKVNYTVHTDAIKEELIPPRVSGQGFIYAGEADILNVAVFGLTAKFWRQQNPDLKGNIRDYASTEQLLVLANLEAVNAELIRMQLSQDERADILNQAAIKQMQSLLTSRSLPKMEDPKRLGN; encoded by the coding sequence ATGCAAGCAGTATGGGAGTTGCCCATACTGCTTTTTAGTTTTATAAAGATGGCGAAAAAACAGGGAATACTTAAAGTACAAGGCAGCGAAATTCGATTATACCGTGAGCAACAAGAAGATTTTATCTCACTAACCGATATTGCACGCAAATTCAACCCCAAAACAGGGCAGTTGATCCTCAACTGGTTGCGCAATAGAAGCAGCATTAGCTTTTTGGGGGCCTGGGAAAGTCTACACAACCCTAATTTTAATGTACTCGAATTTGAGAACATTAAAAATCAGACTGGCGATCCAACCTTTACGCTAAGCTTGACCGAATGGATTGAGAAAACGGGCGCGCTTGGCATCCGCTCTAAAAAAGGACGTTATGGTGGGACCTATGCGCATCAGGATATTGCTTTTGAGTTTCTTTCTTACCTCAGCCCTACCTTTAAACTCTATGTTTTCAAGGAGTTTCAGCGCCTCAAACAGCTTGATGAAGCCCAAAAACAAGAGGCCTTAGGCTGGAACCTCAAGCGTATGCTGACCAAAGTCAATTATACGGTGCATACCGATGCCATCAAAGAAGAGTTGATTCCACCTAGAGTAAGTGGACAAGGATTTATCTATGCTGGAGAAGCCGATATTTTGAATGTGGCCGTTTTTGGCCTAACAGCTAAGTTTTGGCGGCAACAAAACCCCGATTTAAAAGGCAATATTAGAGATTATGCAAGCACCGAACAGCTATTGGTCCTCGCCAACTTAGAAGCCGTCAATGCAGAATTGATTCGGATGCAATTGAGTCAAGATGAGCGGGCCGATATCCTCAATCAAGCGGCCATCAAACAAATGCAATCTCTTTTGACCTCTAGGTCATTGCCAAAAATGGAGGATCCCAAACGCTTAGGCAACTAA
- the pyrF gene encoding orotidine-5'-phosphate decarboxylase, which translates to MQKKEALLLKLEELGVLQFGQFTLKSGLSSPFYLDFRRVVAYPKLLQEISEQLWELIKDLEFDHLCGVPYAALSLSSALSMMHNKPMIVKRKEVKKHGTKKMVEGVFEEGQKAVVIDDVISSGISMIETLEVIEAEGLEVDYVISIVDRMQGGVSTLEKQGYQALSVYTIAEILDILYRHDRIDEQMYNLTLAFVQNNQIGYEQLRLQRKAVPRLNYSTIKVNTQNGVTKRLIDIMEQKQTNLCCSADVGTKAKLLQLAQEVGPYIAVLKTHMDSIEDFDQELVVELQALAKRHNFLLFEDRKFADIGHIVQQQFKAAPYCIADWADLITVHVVAGASSVEALKQIALEKSVGLIVVAQMSTVDTLTSREYMKKALAIAQDQQEVVVGVVSQNKRPRDAGLLMFTPGIKLGGGSDNLGQQYNSPQEAFEKRGIDLMIVGRGIYQDEQPAQKAAEYRKVGWEAYLKRL; encoded by the coding sequence ATGCAAAAGAAAGAAGCGCTTTTACTGAAATTGGAAGAATTGGGCGTATTGCAATTTGGGCAGTTTACGCTAAAGAGCGGCTTGTCCTCGCCTTTTTATTTGGATTTTAGACGGGTGGTGGCCTACCCCAAACTGCTGCAAGAAATTAGCGAGCAACTTTGGGAATTGATCAAAGATTTGGAATTTGACCATTTGTGTGGGGTGCCTTATGCAGCCCTTTCGCTCAGCTCGGCCTTGTCGATGATGCACAACAAACCGATGATCGTCAAGCGCAAGGAAGTGAAAAAACATGGGACCAAAAAAATGGTGGAAGGCGTCTTTGAAGAGGGCCAAAAAGCCGTTGTTATTGATGACGTCATTAGTAGCGGCATCTCGATGATTGAGACTTTGGAAGTCATTGAGGCTGAAGGCTTGGAAGTGGATTATGTCATTTCGATTGTGGACCGTATGCAAGGGGGCGTATCGACCTTGGAAAAACAAGGTTATCAGGCTTTGTCGGTCTATACCATTGCGGAGATTTTGGACATTTTGTATCGACATGATCGCATAGATGAGCAGATGTATAATCTGACCTTGGCCTTTGTGCAAAATAACCAGATTGGTTATGAGCAATTGCGCTTGCAGCGCAAGGCTGTTCCCCGCCTCAACTACTCGACCATCAAAGTGAATACGCAAAACGGAGTGACCAAGCGCCTGATCGACATCATGGAGCAAAAGCAAACCAACCTTTGTTGCTCTGCGGATGTAGGAACCAAAGCTAAGTTGCTGCAATTGGCCCAAGAAGTGGGACCATATATTGCCGTTTTGAAAACGCATATGGACAGCATTGAAGACTTTGATCAAGAGCTGGTTGTTGAGCTACAAGCTTTGGCCAAACGCCATAACTTTCTCTTGTTTGAGGACCGCAAATTTGCCGATATTGGGCATATTGTTCAACAACAATTTAAAGCTGCCCCTTACTGCATTGCCGATTGGGCCGATTTGATTACCGTGCATGTGGTGGCTGGCGCCTCTAGTGTAGAGGCCTTAAAGCAAATTGCGCTAGAAAAAAGTGTGGGCTTGATTGTGGTCGCCCAAATGTCGACCGTAGATACCTTAACTAGCAGAGAGTACATGAAAAAAGCCTTGGCTATTGCCCAAGATCAGCAAGAAGTAGTTGTGGGTGTGGTTAGTCAAAACAAACGGCCAAGAGATGCAGGCCTTTTGATGTTTACCCCAGGCATTAAGCTAGGCGGTGGCTCTGATAATTTGGGCCAGCAATACAATAGTCCCCAAGAAGCCTTTGAAAAAAGAGGCATTGATTTGATGATTGTGGGCCGAGGAATTTACCAAGATGAACAGCCCGCCCAAAAGGCCGCCGAATATCGAAAAGTAGGTTGGGAAGCCTATTTGAAGCGCTTGTAA
- a CDS encoding dihydroorotate oxidase: MLQTKIANIKLANCIYNASGPACSSLEELQALGQSAAGAILSKSATLAPRAGNPAPRYVDTPWGSINSMGLPNKGYAYYLAAAKELASFQKPYIVSLSGMSLADNLKMIAAMQEEENIAAIELNLSCPNLPGKPQTAYDFEQTEKVLAAVFAQNNKPLGVKLPPYFDLLHFEQMAQILNQFSLSFVSCINSIGNGLLIDWEKEETLIRPKDGFGGLGGDYIKATALANVRQFYLLLRPEISVVAVGGIKSGQDAFEHILCGAKAVQIGTHLMKTGPSCFAQISAELTAIMQAKGYQSIEDFRGKLKTAAPI, encoded by the coding sequence ATGTTACAAACAAAAATAGCGAATATTAAATTAGCCAACTGTATATACAATGCTTCTGGTCCAGCCTGCAGCAGCTTAGAAGAGTTGCAAGCCCTTGGACAGTCTGCGGCGGGCGCTATTTTGTCCAAAAGCGCCACCCTAGCGCCTAGGGCGGGAAATCCCGCTCCTCGCTATGTAGATACGCCCTGGGGCAGCATCAACTCTATGGGCTTGCCCAATAAGGGCTATGCTTATTATTTGGCGGCCGCCAAGGAATTGGCCAGTTTCCAAAAGCCTTATATCGTTTCGCTTTCGGGCATGAGTTTGGCCGATAACCTCAAGATGATTGCGGCCATGCAAGAAGAGGAAAATATTGCGGCCATAGAGCTAAATTTGTCTTGTCCCAATTTGCCAGGCAAACCGCAAACGGCCTACGATTTTGAGCAAACCGAAAAAGTGTTAGCGGCTGTTTTTGCCCAAAACAACAAGCCTTTGGGGGTCAAATTACCGCCCTATTTCGATCTGCTGCATTTTGAGCAAATGGCCCAAATTCTCAATCAGTTTTCCTTGTCTTTTGTGAGCTGCATCAACAGCATTGGCAATGGTTTGCTCATTGATTGGGAAAAAGAAGAGACCTTAATTCGGCCCAAAGATGGCTTTGGCGGTTTGGGCGGCGATTATATCAAAGCCACCGCCTTGGCCAATGTTCGGCAGTTTTATTTGCTCTTGCGGCCAGAGATTTCGGTGGTGGCCGTGGGCGGCATCAAATCGGGCCAAGATGCTTTTGAGCATATTTTATGTGGGGCCAAGGCCGTACAAATTGGTACGCATCTGATGAAAACTGGTCCAAGTTGTTTTGCGCAAATTAGCGCCGAATTAACGGCCATTATGCAAGCCAAGGGCTATCAATCGATAGAAGATTTTCGAGGAAAATTGAAGACCGCCGCTCCTATTTAA